The proteins below are encoded in one region of Prosthecobacter dejongeii:
- the murA gene encoding UDP-N-acetylglucosamine 1-carboxyvinyltransferase: protein MEKLIVHGGAPLKGRVNISGSKNSSLPILAATLLTKDTCTIRRVPDLSDTNYMVRILGELGAEVERASGVVVVKAEKIKSVAPYELVRKMRASICVLGPLTGRLKKCTVSLPGGCVIGDRPVDLHLKGLEALGAIVTVDGGDISVNAKKGFKGGPMNLMGKHGSTVLGTDNVMMAATLAKGTTVIEGAAAEPEVEDLANFLIKMGAKIEGAGTNRITIEGVKELHGAEHTVIPDRIEAGTFLCAGAMIGEGITLKRVMPEHMTAVTDMLKKCGFPIEIGKDSISIAPNPDAKGFDLTTLCYPGFPTDMQAQFCALACAISDTSTITETIFPQRFMHVAEMKRMGANIDLQGATARIRGGNALKGAPVMASDLRASAALVLAGLIGSGKTEVNRLYHIDRGYEHLDDKLAGLGAQLERVKE from the coding sequence ATGGAAAAACTTATCGTCCACGGCGGCGCACCTCTGAAAGGTCGCGTAAACATCAGCGGCAGCAAGAACTCCTCCCTGCCTATTTTGGCAGCTACTCTGCTGACCAAAGACACCTGCACCATCCGGCGTGTCCCAGATCTCAGCGATACCAACTACATGGTCCGAATCTTGGGCGAACTGGGTGCCGAAGTGGAACGCGCTAGCGGCGTGGTCGTGGTGAAGGCGGAAAAAATCAAATCTGTCGCTCCTTATGAACTCGTGCGGAAGATGCGCGCCAGCATTTGCGTGCTAGGGCCTCTCACGGGCCGCCTAAAGAAATGCACCGTCTCCCTCCCTGGGGGTTGCGTCATCGGGGATCGCCCGGTGGATTTGCATCTTAAAGGTCTGGAGGCTCTAGGAGCCATCGTCACCGTGGATGGCGGGGACATCAGTGTGAATGCCAAAAAAGGCTTCAAAGGCGGCCCGATGAATCTCATGGGCAAGCATGGTTCCACCGTGCTGGGCACGGACAATGTCATGATGGCGGCCACGCTGGCTAAAGGCACCACGGTTATCGAAGGTGCCGCTGCTGAGCCTGAAGTGGAGGATCTAGCCAATTTCCTCATCAAGATGGGGGCCAAGATCGAAGGGGCGGGGACGAATCGCATCACCATCGAAGGCGTCAAAGAACTGCATGGGGCGGAACACACCGTGATCCCGGATCGTATCGAGGCCGGTACCTTCCTATGCGCCGGGGCCATGATCGGCGAAGGCATCACCCTGAAGCGTGTCATGCCGGAGCACATGACCGCCGTGACGGACATGCTCAAGAAGTGCGGTTTCCCGATTGAGATCGGCAAGGACAGCATCAGCATCGCGCCGAATCCTGACGCGAAAGGTTTTGATCTCACCACTCTTTGTTATCCTGGATTTCCGACGGACATGCAGGCGCAGTTTTGCGCGCTCGCCTGTGCCATCAGCGATACCAGCACCATCACAGAAACCATCTTCCCACAGCGCTTCATGCATGTGGCTGAAATGAAGCGCATGGGCGCGAACATTGATCTTCAGGGTGCCACCGCCCGCATCCGTGGCGGCAACGCCCTCAAAGGTGCCCCTGTCATGGCCAGCGACCTTCGTGCCTCGGCCGCCCTCGTGCTCGCGGGCCTCATCGGCAGCGGCAAGACCGAGGTCAACCGCCTCTATCACATTGACCGTGGCTACGAGCACCTCGATGACAAACTCGCTGGCCTGGGTGCTCAGTTGGAACGGGTGAAGGAGTGA
- a CDS encoding DUF5397 family protein, whose protein sequence is MKTLARTADDLVRTYRTFGEYGPLYEVVSKVSESKVHIRVVESGEELDYSVDKALNDPEAD, encoded by the coding sequence ATGAAGACTCTAGCGCGCACTGCGGATGATCTCGTTCGTACCTACAGGACCTTTGGTGAATACGGACCTTTGTATGAAGTTGTGAGCAAAGTGAGCGAGTCAAAAGTACACATACGCGTCGTCGAAAGTGGCGAAGAATTGGATTACTCCGTCGACAAAGCACTCAATGATCCCGAGGCAGATTAA
- a CDS encoding lysylphosphatidylglycerol synthase transmembrane domain-containing protein encodes MRIRHLFLLLRAALALGLMWWVLRRLRLEGAGELSWSSLDFRWLALAFLLGGLSVPGWAGRWWWFLRVYGLKAHYGELLRLTLFADFFNLYFLGPIGADGIRLLLLSRTFPERRGAIVGSLILDHIGGLFGGVILYGLFSRQAGLPENVLATTDMALLAFTGLSFLGLGVIMEPWLQRLFTRIPGLRWLSAKAAPIYAGTFRHPWLFSGFAVSALGTACAYAAYWAAARALGTNVSLPQLLGLMPVVDAIASLPITLSGLGVREGLLVEWLGGQAGIGPAKALAASLLGFAALGLWGLIGGLWLAFWRRRHTTA; translated from the coding sequence ATGCGCATCCGTCACCTTTTTCTCTTGCTCCGCGCCGCCCTGGCCCTGGGGCTGATGTGGTGGGTGCTGAGGCGGCTCAGGCTGGAGGGAGCGGGCGAACTTTCCTGGTCCTCACTGGATTTCCGGTGGCTCGCTTTAGCCTTTTTGCTTGGCGGGCTGTCTGTGCCCGGCTGGGCGGGGCGGTGGTGGTGGTTTCTCCGCGTGTATGGGCTGAAGGCCCACTACGGGGAATTGCTGCGGCTGACATTGTTCGCAGATTTTTTCAATCTTTACTTCCTCGGGCCCATTGGGGCCGATGGCATCCGGCTCCTGCTGCTTTCTCGCACCTTTCCGGAAAGACGTGGCGCTATCGTAGGCTCCCTGATCCTGGATCACATCGGTGGGCTTTTTGGAGGCGTCATTCTGTATGGCCTGTTTTCACGACAGGCAGGTTTGCCGGAGAATGTACTAGCCACCACTGACATGGCCTTGCTCGCCTTCACGGGGCTATCCTTTCTGGGGCTGGGGGTCATCATGGAACCTTGGCTCCAGCGGCTTTTTACTCGCATCCCCGGGCTGCGCTGGCTCTCAGCCAAAGCAGCGCCGATCTATGCAGGCACGTTTCGGCATCCCTGGTTATTCTCCGGCTTTGCCGTCTCGGCCCTAGGCACCGCCTGTGCTTATGCCGCCTACTGGGCGGCAGCGCGAGCCTTGGGCACAAACGTTTCATTGCCCCAACTACTTGGCTTAATGCCCGTGGTGGATGCCATCGCTTCCCTACCCATCACCCTGAGTGGCCTCGGCGTACGGGAAGGTCTGCTGGTAGAGTGGCTAGGTGGGCAGGCGGGGATCGGCCCAGCCAAGGCCCTGGCAGCGTCCTTACTAGGATTTGCCGCCCTAGGCCTGTGGGGCCTCATCGGCGGCCTGTGGCTGGCCTTTTGGCGCAGGCGTCACACCACGGCGTAG
- the prfA gene encoding peptide chain release factor 1, protein MDYAPIIATKRTRFELLEELMGQPGFFDDAKKAGELTREHRTLGNLLESWDEYQKQLTELADSQEMLKAGDEEFAAMAAAEIPIIQKRIEELEKAVQFSILPPDPLEGRDALVEIRAGTGGDEASLFAADLVRMYSRYSETRGWKVETLESSPSDVGGFKEIVMKVAGEDVFRILKYESGVHRVQRVPATEAQGRIHTSAATVAVLPEAEEVDFELKSDEVRIEVCRSSGAGGQGVNTTDSAVQVMHIPTGTIVRCQDGRSQIKNKEKALTILRSRLLEKKQQEEAAKYSAHRRNLIGSGGREEKIRTYNYPQNRVTDHRIEMTVYNLDMFMEGRVDQILDSLLASDLQERLAEAGLK, encoded by the coding sequence ATGGATTACGCCCCCATCATTGCCACCAAACGCACCCGTTTTGAGCTCCTGGAAGAACTCATGGGGCAGCCAGGCTTTTTTGATGATGCTAAAAAGGCCGGAGAACTCACGCGTGAGCATCGCACGCTGGGTAATCTTTTGGAAAGCTGGGACGAATATCAAAAGCAGCTCACTGAGCTGGCCGACAGTCAGGAGATGCTGAAAGCTGGCGACGAAGAATTTGCCGCCATGGCCGCTGCCGAGATCCCGATCATCCAGAAACGGATTGAGGAACTGGAAAAGGCTGTGCAGTTCTCCATCCTGCCGCCTGATCCCCTGGAAGGCCGTGATGCCCTGGTGGAAATCCGTGCAGGTACAGGTGGTGACGAAGCCTCACTCTTTGCCGCTGATCTCGTGCGCATGTATTCCCGCTACTCAGAAACCCGTGGCTGGAAGGTGGAGACTCTGGAGTCTAGCCCCTCGGATGTGGGTGGGTTTAAAGAAATCGTTATGAAAGTGGCGGGTGAAGACGTCTTCCGCATCCTCAAATACGAAAGCGGGGTGCATCGCGTGCAGCGTGTGCCTGCCACAGAAGCTCAAGGCCGCATTCACACCTCCGCCGCTACGGTGGCTGTGCTGCCCGAGGCTGAAGAAGTGGACTTTGAACTGAAGTCCGATGAAGTTCGTATCGAAGTCTGCCGCTCCTCCGGTGCTGGTGGTCAGGGCGTGAACACCACGGACTCTGCCGTGCAGGTGATGCATATCCCCACAGGGACCATCGTGCGCTGTCAGGACGGGCGTAGTCAGATCAAAAACAAGGAGAAGGCTCTGACGATTCTGCGCTCGCGCTTGTTGGAAAAGAAGCAGCAGGAAGAAGCGGCGAAGTACTCTGCCCACCGTCGTAATCTGATCGGCAGTGGTGGCCGTGAGGAAAAGATCCGCACCTACAATTACCCGCAAAATCGTGTCACGGATCACCGGATTGAAATGACGGTCTATAACCTGGACATGTTCATGGAAGGACGGGTGGACCAGATTTTGGACTCTCTTTTGGCCAGTGATCTCCAGGAGCGATTGGCTGAAGCGGGGTTGAAGTAG
- a CDS encoding virulence factor has product MFAITFDLVVAEAELHHPKGVTSAYAEIASTLRKFQFERIQGSVYVTEKNDMANLFAALLALKALPWFPMAVRDIRGFKIENWSDFTPIIKG; this is encoded by the coding sequence ATGTTCGCCATCACCTTTGATCTCGTTGTTGCGGAGGCGGAATTGCATCACCCAAAGGGCGTTACATCGGCCTATGCCGAAATTGCTTCGACCTTGCGTAAATTCCAGTTCGAAAGGATTCAGGGCAGTGTCTATGTCACCGAAAAAAATGACATGGCCAATCTCTTTGCGGCTTTGCTTGCACTGAAAGCACTGCCTTGGTTTCCTATGGCCGTGCGCGATATTCGTGGCTTCAAAATTGAAAATTGGAGTGATTTCACTCCAATCATCAAAGGCTAA
- a CDS encoding ATP-grasp domain-containing protein: MQPIAYVQTDSNGQPYSAHGAVAAKGFELLGFEVRYFHREELERLALNTATVVVGGMGTVRAALLQLGKLPPQQDSAPTSLLSFLGRTCRVTTLNGVLNAGRFPVFVKPHSEAKLFNGQVFEHEADLRSLLTARPGFPAITGDLAVLAQSPIHFVSEWRTFVIQTQVIGASFYKGDPLVFPNGKFIHDTVAAFENAPAGYSADFGVTPEGKTFLIEINDGYSLGHGGLTSTQYAELLHARWTEICAG, encoded by the coding sequence ATGCAGCCCATTGCCTATGTTCAGACCGATTCAAACGGCCAGCCTTACAGCGCTCACGGCGCAGTGGCAGCTAAGGGTTTTGAATTATTAGGATTCGAAGTGAGATACTTTCACCGTGAAGAACTGGAACGTCTGGCATTGAATACCGCCACAGTCGTGGTAGGCGGCATGGGAACTGTGCGAGCTGCCTTGCTCCAACTCGGTAAACTTCCCCCTCAGCAGGATTCCGCCCCGACCAGCCTGCTATCTTTCTTAGGTCGCACTTGCCGAGTTACCACACTGAATGGCGTTTTGAATGCAGGCCGGTTTCCGGTTTTTGTGAAGCCTCATTCCGAAGCCAAATTGTTCAATGGTCAGGTCTTTGAACACGAGGCTGACCTTCGCAGTTTACTCACTGCCCGTCCTGGATTCCCGGCCATCACCGGAGATCTCGCAGTCCTAGCTCAATCACCCATTCATTTCGTGAGTGAGTGGAGAACCTTTGTCATTCAGACGCAGGTTATCGGCGCTAGTTTCTACAAAGGTGATCCTCTGGTATTTCCTAACGGCAAGTTCATCCATGACACCGTGGCGGCCTTTGAAAATGCACCCGCCGGATACAGTGCTGACTTTGGCGTGACCCCAGAAGGCAAAACCTTCCTGATTGAAATCAACGATGGTTATTCGCTCGGTCATGGAGGCCTAACCTCCACCCAATATGCCGAGCTGCTGCACGCACGCTGGACGGAAATTTGTGCGGGCTGA
- a CDS encoding NAD(P)/FAD-dependent oxidoreductase produces MKIASKPFRVGIVGAGPAGATLACLLAKEGVDAVFFDDGKRPDMVVGESLVPRLVNVFRRLGIEDEVAKLGTYKPGVTWIFDENDALELSFTAMRGVLPTYAYNVHRRPFDDLVHQTALDAGARFVPCDVKLEIGLTERGEKVPRLSAATLALVPDWNGKQPDLLVDASGRRRLFAKLLGIKAAIGDRKDVSHFAHYENCTMPVPSGQTVITRLKHGWSWRIPLLHALSIGVVFDKEHAKQYGKTPEEQLEAVIEQNKPLADACPNRKRITPVTTYANYQLISEQGHGDGWVTVGDAFGFVDPMLSPGLCMAMTSAEMLADAILQNRQDDWDRAFKNYLDWFRDMLNAWQELVDMFYGGQIFALQRTGTKMSQMFPGKISMVMQRHFEKNISGMAGGGLTNHPYSRNLLRFMTRFAIYGEEPADYAVV; encoded by the coding sequence ATGAAGATCGCCTCAAAACCTTTCCGTGTCGGCATCGTGGGTGCCGGTCCTGCTGGTGCCACGCTGGCTTGTTTGCTCGCCAAAGAAGGTGTGGACGCGGTGTTCTTCGATGATGGCAAGCGCCCCGACATGGTGGTGGGGGAATCCCTGGTGCCACGTCTGGTCAATGTCTTCCGCCGCCTGGGCATCGAAGATGAAGTGGCCAAGCTGGGCACCTACAAGCCGGGGGTGACCTGGATCTTTGACGAAAATGATGCACTAGAGCTTTCCTTCACCGCCATGCGTGGGGTGCTGCCTACCTACGCCTACAATGTGCATCGCCGCCCCTTTGATGACCTGGTCCACCAGACCGCGCTGGATGCAGGCGCTCGATTCGTGCCGTGCGACGTGAAGCTTGAGATCGGCCTAACCGAACGTGGTGAAAAGGTGCCGCGCCTCAGCGCAGCCACCCTGGCCCTGGTGCCTGACTGGAATGGCAAGCAGCCAGACTTGCTGGTGGATGCCAGCGGCCGCCGTCGTTTGTTTGCAAAGTTGCTGGGCATCAAAGCTGCGATTGGTGATCGCAAAGATGTCTCCCACTTTGCCCATTATGAAAACTGCACCATGCCAGTTCCTTCGGGGCAGACAGTGATCACTCGCCTGAAGCATGGCTGGTCCTGGCGCATCCCTCTCCTGCATGCCCTGAGCATCGGCGTAGTTTTCGATAAAGAGCATGCGAAGCAATATGGCAAGACGCCTGAGGAGCAGCTCGAGGCTGTCATCGAGCAGAACAAGCCTCTGGCCGATGCCTGCCCTAACCGCAAGCGTATCACGCCGGTGACTACTTATGCGAATTATCAGCTCATCTCAGAACAGGGCCATGGAGATGGCTGGGTGACGGTGGGAGATGCCTTTGGTTTTGTAGATCCCATGCTCTCCCCAGGGCTCTGCATGGCCATGACCTCGGCGGAGATGCTGGCAGATGCCATTTTGCAAAATCGCCAGGATGATTGGGATCGCGCTTTCAAGAATTACCTCGACTGGTTCCGTGACATGCTCAATGCCTGGCAGGAGTTGGTGGACATGTTTTATGGCGGGCAGATCTTTGCCCTTCAGCGCACCGGCACGAAGATGTCTCAAATGTTCCCTGGCAAGATCAGCATGGTCATGCAGCGGCACTTTGAGAAAAACATTTCCGGCATGGCCGGCGGGGGTCTGACGAATCATCCCTACAGCCGGAACTTGCTGCGGTTCATGACGCGCTTTGCCATTTATGGCGAGGAGCCAGCGGACTACGCCGTGGTGTGA
- the prmC gene encoding peptide chain release factor N(5)-glutamine methyltransferase, protein MKLLLDTLRAGTGYLEKHGVDEARLNMEHLLAHVLGCRRLDLYLRFGEMLQEVDLEKLRGLTKRRAEGEPLQHLLGTVDFLGNELVSDHRALIPRPETEYLCDLLIKHYGKNPPARVLDMATGSGCIGLTLACAWKESEVTLADISEDALDLARLNTSRLGLERVQILRSDLFEKINGSFDLIVSNLPYIPSGEIPALSREVRRDPVLALDGGPDGLDIVRRFLVEAPAHLAPGGRIALEVGHDQGYATAEHASGLGFSEAEVRADLAGVERFVFATKALGD, encoded by the coding sequence ATGAAACTCCTCCTCGATACTCTCCGCGCTGGCACTGGCTACCTGGAGAAGCATGGCGTGGATGAGGCCAGGCTGAATATGGAGCATCTTTTGGCTCATGTTTTGGGCTGTCGGCGGCTGGATCTCTACCTACGTTTTGGTGAGATGCTGCAAGAGGTGGATCTGGAGAAGCTGCGCGGGCTCACCAAACGCCGGGCGGAAGGGGAGCCTTTGCAGCACCTCCTGGGGACGGTGGACTTTCTGGGGAACGAACTCGTCAGTGACCACCGAGCTCTCATCCCCAGACCAGAGACGGAGTATCTGTGTGATCTTTTGATCAAACATTACGGTAAAAATCCGCCGGCGCGTGTGCTGGACATGGCCACAGGTTCAGGCTGCATCGGCCTCACGCTGGCCTGTGCGTGGAAGGAGAGTGAAGTCACGCTGGCAGATATTTCTGAGGATGCGTTGGATCTCGCACGGCTCAACACTAGCCGCCTGGGGCTGGAGCGTGTGCAGATTCTGCGCAGTGATCTTTTTGAAAAGATCAATGGCTCCTTCGACCTCATCGTCAGCAATTTACCCTACATCCCCAGTGGCGAGATCCCTGCACTGAGCCGCGAAGTAAGGCGAGATCCCGTGCTGGCGCTGGATGGTGGACCGGACGGTTTGGACATTGTGCGTCGCTTTTTAGTGGAGGCACCGGCTCACTTAGCCCCTGGCGGGCGCATTGCCCTGGAAGTGGGGCATGACCAAGGGTACGCCACGGCTGAACATGCCAGTGGCTTAGGTTTTAGTGAGGCTGAGGTGCGCGCTGACCTGGCTGGGGTCGAGCGTTTTGTGTTCGCTACCAAGGCTTTGGGAGATTGA
- the trpC gene encoding indole-3-glycerol phosphate synthase TrpC — protein MQLAPSQIAPIFRPPMNKLDEIIAHKRLEVEKLLPRMDMLRAAATLRDDFRSLEDALRLDPTRLGMIAEVKRASPSVGTISADFDPLTIARGYEKAGATALSILTDEKYFQGRLEYLSLIREQVDIPCLRKDFIIHEAQIYEAVVAGADAILLIVAALKQDQLVKLLDIAHTFQLDVLMEVHDLPELERALDTDVRILGINNRNLKSFTVDMATTEALAEEVPDDILLVSESGIKTPADAAFLAEAGADALLVGETLMRSQNIMVDLPALRAMKM, from the coding sequence GTGCAACTTGCACCGAGCCAGATCGCCCCCATCTTCCGCCCCCCTATGAATAAGCTGGACGAAATCATCGCGCACAAGCGCCTCGAAGTGGAGAAACTGCTGCCCCGCATGGACATGCTGCGTGCCGCCGCCACCCTGCGTGATGACTTCCGCTCCCTGGAAGATGCCCTCCGCCTAGACCCGACTCGCCTGGGGATGATCGCTGAAGTGAAACGCGCTTCTCCTTCTGTCGGCACCATCTCAGCGGACTTCGATCCCCTCACCATCGCCCGCGGTTACGAGAAAGCCGGAGCCACAGCCCTCTCCATCCTCACGGATGAAAAGTACTTCCAGGGCCGCCTGGAGTATCTCTCACTGATCCGTGAACAGGTGGACATCCCCTGCCTGCGCAAAGACTTCATCATCCATGAAGCACAGATCTATGAAGCTGTCGTCGCCGGGGCCGATGCCATCCTGCTCATCGTCGCCGCGCTGAAGCAGGATCAGCTGGTCAAGCTTCTGGACATCGCCCACACCTTCCAGCTCGATGTGCTGATGGAAGTCCACGACCTGCCCGAGCTTGAGCGCGCCCTAGATACGGACGTGCGCATCCTGGGCATCAACAATCGCAATCTCAAGAGCTTCACCGTGGACATGGCCACCACCGAAGCCCTCGCCGAGGAAGTGCCTGATGACATCCTGCTCGTTTCCGAAAGCGGCATCAAAACTCCTGCTGACGCCGCCTTCCTGGCCGAAGCTGGCGCTGACGCACTTTTGGTTGGGGAAACCCTCATGCGCAGCCAGAACATCATGGTGGATCTGCCTGCCCTGCGGGCGATGAAGATGTAA
- a CDS encoding protein kinase domain-containing protein yields MTAPVRTAPEIRDHETLRLIGRGAYGEVWMARSVTGALRAVKVVWREDYDQADSFEREFEAIKRYEPISRRHAGLVPILQVGRSDAQGFYYYVMELADDLDKGRDISPETYKAHTLGLEMRRDTRVMAERCLKIGANVAEGLHYLHENKLIHRDVKPSNLIFIDGACRLADIGLVALLGQRSFVGTEGFVAPEGPGSPESDIFSLGMVLYEASTGKDRLDFPDIPSCSESGDKLDVWQRLHRVICTACAPKAKDRYSSAYEMTLDLRGQPLPSRRLVWYWAATAATTLALAVGFGMWLAQRQDNRGLLEVQKSLPMLTIKTEPAGADVFAGEDKLGVTPLALNPEEGVPVIYQLRLPGHKQLEIEHSANRNRPAEYDLKLEATRLPQPGERWTNSLGITFKPAQMGHISVQPVEIKFFKRFLEATGRSFEGKVVRASLADASKDAAYFVVVPMGDAEAFRFWMTDTDRAAGALSQEHHYEVEPFYYVESNAGGNEDMPEDRDTDNFSSGEDKNWQAFHLRVERQTYGSVIIRTTPEKVRIFQHDEFLGYTPLELPRVRSGPVEFELREEGFSDVVLEGDVKSGALLELFSDMQTRQAVTFGREWKANGLGLRFVPLGDVMIAAVETRRRDYLEYVKATNARRPGNMDADGRGGTQPVVGVDREEARAFCAWLTERERNAGLIGAKDRYRLPSDEEWSRAVGLPLERGNSPAERNGRIRGIYPWGFDWPPPPNTENLADNNAARKNRLESFIPGYEDRFAQLGAVGAFPPNERGIIALGGNASEWVDTDFEPGSTPKGGKEKKVLGTVRGGNWQTSDPDELLSSVRTPLPVDTKRPTVSFRIVLERRK; encoded by the coding sequence GTGACCGCCCCCGTCCGCACAGCCCCTGAGATTCGCGACCATGAGACCCTGCGCCTCATCGGTCGTGGTGCGTACGGTGAGGTCTGGATGGCGCGCTCCGTCACAGGCGCACTCCGCGCCGTCAAGGTCGTCTGGCGGGAGGACTACGACCAGGCAGATTCCTTCGAACGCGAGTTTGAGGCCATCAAGCGGTACGAGCCCATCTCCCGCCGCCATGCCGGGCTGGTGCCTATCCTTCAGGTAGGCCGCAGTGATGCCCAAGGCTTCTATTATTATGTGATGGAGCTGGCGGATGACCTGGATAAGGGCCGCGACATCAGCCCCGAAACTTACAAGGCCCACACCCTGGGCCTGGAAATGCGCCGGGATACACGTGTCATGGCAGAGCGCTGCCTGAAGATCGGTGCCAACGTGGCTGAGGGCCTGCACTACCTGCATGAGAACAAACTCATCCACCGGGATGTCAAACCTTCGAATCTCATCTTTATTGATGGGGCCTGCCGCCTGGCAGACATCGGCCTCGTGGCTCTGCTAGGCCAGCGCAGCTTTGTGGGCACCGAGGGCTTTGTGGCCCCCGAAGGCCCTGGGTCACCGGAATCTGATATTTTTTCCTTGGGCATGGTGCTCTACGAAGCCAGCACCGGCAAAGATCGGCTGGATTTTCCTGACATCCCATCTTGCTCCGAAAGCGGAGATAAACTGGATGTCTGGCAGCGCCTGCACCGGGTCATCTGCACCGCCTGCGCACCAAAGGCGAAGGACCGTTATTCCAGTGCCTATGAGATGACGCTGGACCTGCGCGGTCAGCCCCTGCCCTCTCGGCGTCTGGTCTGGTACTGGGCCGCTACAGCCGCTACCACCCTGGCCCTCGCCGTCGGCTTTGGCATGTGGTTGGCTCAGCGGCAGGATAATCGCGGTCTCTTGGAGGTGCAAAAAAGCCTGCCCATGCTGACCATCAAGACCGAACCCGCCGGGGCCGATGTCTTCGCTGGAGAGGACAAACTAGGCGTTACCCCCCTAGCACTCAACCCCGAGGAAGGCGTGCCCGTCATCTATCAGTTGCGCCTCCCAGGTCACAAGCAATTGGAGATCGAGCACAGCGCCAACCGCAACCGCCCTGCTGAGTATGATTTGAAGCTGGAAGCCACCCGCCTGCCCCAGCCCGGAGAGCGCTGGACCAACAGCCTGGGCATCACCTTTAAGCCCGCGCAAATGGGCCACATCAGCGTTCAGCCCGTGGAGATCAAATTCTTCAAACGGTTCCTCGAAGCTACAGGCCGCTCCTTTGAGGGCAAGGTGGTGCGAGCCTCCCTGGCTGATGCGAGCAAAGACGCTGCCTACTTCGTCGTCGTGCCTATGGGCGATGCCGAAGCTTTTCGCTTCTGGATGACGGATACCGACCGCGCAGCCGGTGCCCTGAGCCAGGAGCACCACTACGAGGTGGAGCCCTTCTACTACGTGGAAAGCAATGCCGGCGGCAATGAAGACATGCCGGAGGATCGCGATACCGATAACTTCAGCAGCGGCGAGGATAAAAACTGGCAGGCCTTTCACCTTCGTGTGGAACGCCAGACCTATGGCAGCGTCATCATCCGCACCACGCCAGAGAAAGTCCGCATCTTCCAGCACGATGAGTTTCTGGGATACACCCCGCTGGAGTTGCCCCGTGTGCGTAGCGGCCCCGTGGAGTTTGAACTGCGGGAGGAAGGTTTTTCCGATGTGGTTCTCGAGGGCGATGTGAAGTCGGGAGCTTTGCTGGAACTTTTCTCCGACATGCAGACCCGCCAGGCGGTGACCTTTGGCCGTGAGTGGAAGGCCAATGGTCTAGGCCTGCGCTTTGTCCCCCTGGGAGATGTCATGATCGCCGCCGTGGAAACCCGCCGCCGCGACTACCTGGAATACGTGAAGGCCACCAATGCCCGCCGACCTGGCAATATGGATGCCGATGGCCGTGGCGGCACCCAGCCCGTGGTGGGAGTGGACCGTGAAGAAGCCCGCGCTTTCTGTGCCTGGCTGACCGAGCGTGAGCGCAATGCGGGCCTCATCGGGGCGAAGGATCGCTACCGCCTGCCTAGCGATGAAGAGTGGAGCCGCGCCGTGGGCCTACCTCTGGAGCGTGGCAATTCCCCCGCTGAAAGGAACGGACGCATCCGGGGCATATACCCCTGGGGTTTTGACTGGCCCCCTCCGCCGAATACCGAAAACCTAGCAGATAATAATGCTGCACGAAAAAACCGCCTGGAGAGCTTCATCCCTGGCTATGAAGATCGGTTTGCTCAACTCGGTGCTGTGGGGGCATTCCCGCCCAATGAACGGGGCATCATCGCCCTAGGAGGCAATGCGTCCGAATGGGTGGACACGGATTTCGAACCCGGCAGCACGCCCAAAGGCGGCAAGGAAAAAAAGGTCCTCGGCACCGTGCGCGGCGGTAACTGGCAGACCTCAGACCCAGATGAGCTGCTGTCCTCCGTCCGCACCCCTCTTCCCGTAGATACCAAGCGGCCCACCGTCAGCTTCCGCATCGTCTTGGAACGCCGGAAGTGA
- the rpmE gene encoding 50S ribosomal protein L31 yields the protein MKEQGHPTVYETTITCTCGAVYQTISTVQNLKIGICAGCHPYFTGEQRFIDTAGRVDKFAQRYGSTRARRSPPKLSDVSA from the coding sequence ATGAAAGAACAAGGCCACCCTACGGTTTACGAAACCACGATCACCTGCACCTGCGGTGCTGTGTATCAGACCATCTCCACCGTGCAGAACCTGAAGATCGGTATCTGCGCTGGTTGCCACCCTTACTTCACCGGTGAGCAGCGCTTCATCGATACCGCTGGCCGTGTGGACAAATTCGCTCAGCGTTACGGCAGCACCCGCGCCCGCCGCTCCCCGCCGAAGCTCAGCGACGTTTCCGCGTAG